A genomic segment from Streptomyces sp. NBC_00459 encodes:
- a CDS encoding response regulator, which translates to MVQKAKILLVDDRPENLLALEAILSALDQTLVRASSGEEALKALLTDDFAVILLDVQMPGMDGFETAAHIKRRERTRDIPIIFLTAINHGPHHTFRGYAAGAVDYISKPFDPWVLRAKVSVFVELYMKNCQLREQAALLRLQLEGGGGKASVGAVKEPAGLLAELSARLAAVEEQAEALSKQLDDESADAAAVATAAHLERKLTGLRRALDALEPGTGSGAPTVPSPN; encoded by the coding sequence ATGGTGCAGAAGGCCAAGATCCTCCTGGTCGATGACCGGCCGGAGAATCTGCTGGCGCTGGAGGCCATCCTCTCTGCGTTGGATCAGACACTGGTGCGGGCATCGTCCGGGGAGGAAGCGCTCAAGGCACTTCTGACGGACGACTTCGCGGTCATTCTGCTGGACGTCCAGATGCCGGGCATGGACGGCTTCGAGACGGCCGCTCACATCAAGCGGCGGGAGCGGACCCGGGACATCCCGATCATCTTCCTCACTGCGATCAACCACGGGCCGCACCACACCTTCCGGGGATATGCGGCGGGTGCGGTGGACTACATCTCCAAGCCGTTCGACCCGTGGGTGCTGCGGGCGAAGGTCTCGGTGTTCGTCGAGCTCTATATGAAGAACTGCCAACTCCGGGAGCAGGCAGCTCTGTTGCGGCTCCAGCTGGAAGGCGGGGGCGGCAAGGCGTCGGTCGGCGCGGTCAAGGAGCCGGCGGGTCTGCTCGCCGAACTGTCCGCGCGGCTCGCGGCCGTCGAGGAGCAGGCGGAGGCGCTGTCCAAACAGCTCGACGACGAGTCGGCGGACGCGGCGGCGGTGGCCACGGCGGCCCATCTCGAACGCAAACTGACCGGCCTGCGCCGTGCTCTGGACGCGCTCGAACCGGGTACCGGCAGCGGGGCACCCACGGTGCCGTCGCCGAACTGA
- a CDS encoding DNA translocase FtsK yields the protein MASRPSAAKKPPAKKAAVPGKAPARKAAAKKAPAKKAPAKRAPAKKVAPPPAPSPTGGIYRLVRALWLGIAHAVGAVFRGIGQGAKNLDPAHRKDGVALLLLALALIVAAGTWSNLRGPVGDLVEMLVTGAFGRLDLLVPILLAVIAVRFIRHPEKPDANGRIVIGLSALVIGVLGQVHIACGAPARSAGMQAIRDAGGLIGWGAATPLTYAMGDVLAVPLLVLLTVFGLLVVTATPVNAIPQRLRQLGIRLGILRDPEEDGLAGDDERYDDQWRESLPGRPRERGSGPEEYDPDSAEQEALSKRRSRPRRSAVRQPDPGRPMDAVDVAAAAAAALDGAVLHGMPPSPIVADLTQGVTAGADREETARTPAPVPGARPKQEKLTAEPVKAAVADLTKAPPEEMRDLPPRAEQLQLAGDITYSLPSLDLLERGGPGKTRSAANDAVVASLTNVFMEFKVDAAVTGFTRGPTVTRYEVELGPAVKVERITALAKNIAYAVASPDVRIISPIPGKSAVGIEIPNTDREMVNLGDVLRLADAAEDDHPMLVALGKDVEGGYVMANLAKMPHLLVAGATGSGKSSCINCLITSVMVRATPEDVRMVLVDPKRVELTAYEGIPHLITPIITNPKRAAEALQWVVREMDLRYDDLAAFGYRHIDDFNEAIRNGKVKLPEGSERELQPYPYLLVIVDELADLMMVAPRDVEDAIVRITQLARAAGIHLVLATQRPSVDVVTGLIKANVPSRLAFATSSLADSRVILDQPGAEKLIGKGDGLFLPMGANKPTRMQGAFVTEDEVAVIVQHCKDQMAPVFRDDVTVGTKQKKEVDEEIGDDLELLCAAAELVVSSQFGSTSMLQRKLRVGFAKAGRLMDLMETRGIVGPSEGSKARDVLVKADGLDEMLAVIRGQADS from the coding sequence ATGGCCTCACGTCCTTCCGCAGCCAAGAAGCCGCCCGCGAAGAAGGCAGCCGTGCCCGGGAAGGCTCCGGCGAGGAAGGCCGCGGCGAAAAAAGCCCCCGCGAAGAAGGCGCCCGCCAAGAGAGCGCCGGCGAAGAAGGTCGCGCCCCCTCCGGCACCCAGCCCCACCGGGGGCATCTACCGGCTCGTTCGCGCCCTCTGGCTGGGCATCGCGCACGCCGTCGGTGCCGTGTTCCGCGGCATAGGGCAGGGCGCGAAGAACCTAGACCCGGCACACCGGAAGGACGGCGTGGCACTGCTGCTGCTCGCCCTCGCGCTGATCGTCGCCGCGGGCACCTGGTCCAACCTGCGCGGACCCGTCGGTGACCTCGTCGAGATGCTGGTCACCGGCGCGTTCGGCCGCCTCGACCTGCTCGTGCCGATACTGCTCGCGGTCATCGCCGTACGGTTCATCAGGCACCCCGAGAAGCCCGATGCCAACGGCCGGATCGTCATCGGGCTGTCGGCGCTCGTCATCGGCGTGCTCGGGCAGGTCCACATCGCGTGCGGCGCCCCCGCGCGCAGTGCCGGAATGCAGGCCATAAGGGACGCAGGCGGGCTCATCGGCTGGGGCGCGGCGACCCCGTTGACGTACGCGATGGGCGACGTCCTCGCCGTACCCCTGCTGGTGCTGCTCACGGTCTTCGGGCTGCTCGTCGTCACCGCGACGCCCGTCAACGCGATTCCGCAGCGGCTGCGGCAGCTCGGGATCCGGCTCGGCATCCTCCGCGACCCCGAGGAGGACGGGCTCGCCGGGGACGACGAGCGGTACGACGACCAGTGGCGCGAGTCGCTGCCCGGACGCCCCCGCGAGCGCGGGTCCGGCCCTGAGGAGTACGACCCGGACAGCGCCGAGCAGGAGGCCCTCTCCAAGCGCCGGAGCCGCCCCAGGCGCTCCGCGGTGCGCCAGCCCGACCCCGGGCGGCCGATGGACGCCGTGGACGTCGCCGCGGCCGCCGCTGCCGCGCTCGACGGAGCCGTCCTGCACGGCATGCCGCCCTCGCCGATCGTCGCCGACCTCACCCAGGGGGTGACTGCGGGCGCCGACCGTGAGGAGACGGCCCGGACGCCCGCTCCCGTCCCGGGGGCCCGCCCCAAGCAGGAGAAGCTCACGGCGGAGCCGGTCAAGGCCGCGGTCGCGGACCTCACCAAGGCGCCGCCGGAGGAGATGCGCGACCTGCCGCCGCGCGCCGAACAGCTCCAGCTCGCCGGGGACATCACCTACTCGCTGCCCTCGCTCGACCTGCTGGAGCGCGGCGGCCCCGGCAAGACCCGCAGCGCGGCGAACGACGCGGTGGTCGCCTCCCTCACGAACGTCTTCATGGAGTTCAAGGTCGACGCCGCGGTCACCGGCTTCACCCGCGGTCCGACGGTCACGCGGTACGAGGTCGAACTGGGCCCCGCGGTGAAGGTCGAGCGGATCACCGCCCTCGCCAAGAACATCGCGTACGCCGTCGCCAGCCCCGACGTACGGATCATCAGCCCGATCCCCGGCAAGTCTGCGGTCGGCATCGAGATCCCCAACACCGACCGCGAGATGGTCAACCTGGGGGACGTGCTCCGGCTGGCCGACGCGGCGGAGGACGACCATCCGATGCTGGTCGCGCTCGGCAAGGACGTCGAGGGCGGCTATGTGATGGCCAACCTCGCGAAGATGCCGCACCTGCTCGTCGCAGGTGCGACCGGTTCGGGTAAATCGTCCTGTATCAACTGTCTGATCACGTCGGTCATGGTCCGGGCGACCCCCGAGGACGTCCGGATGGTCCTCGTCGACCCCAAGCGCGTCGAGCTGACCGCGTACGAGGGCATCCCGCACCTGATCACGCCGATCATCACCAACCCGAAGCGGGCCGCGGAGGCGCTCCAGTGGGTCGTACGGGAGATGGATCTGCGGTACGACGATCTGGCCGCGTTCGGATACCGGCACATCGACGACTTCAACGAGGCCATCAGGAACGGCAAGGTCAAGCTGCCCGAGGGCAGTGAGCGCGAGCTTCAGCCGTACCCGTATCTGCTGGTGATCGTCGACGAGCTGGCCGACCTGATGATGGTCGCCCCCAGGGACGTCGAGGACGCGATCGTGCGCATCACGCAGCTCGCGCGCGCGGCCGGTATCCACCTGGTCCTCGCCACCCAGCGGCCGTCCGTCGATGTCGTGACCGGGTTGATCAAGGCGAACGTGCCGTCGAGGCTCGCCTTCGCCACCTCCTCCCTGGCCGACTCGCGGGTCATCCTCGACCAGCCCGGCGCCGAGAAGCTGATCGGCAAGGGCGACGGACTGTTCCTGCCGATGGGCGCCAACAAGCCCACCCGTATGCAGGGTGCCTTCGTGACCGAGGACGAGGTCGCGGTGATCGTCCAGCACTGCAAGGACCAGATGGCGCCGGTCTTCCGGGACGACGTCACCGTGGGCACCAAGCAGAAGAAGGAGGTCGACGAGGAGATCGGTGACGATCTCGAACTGCTGTGCGCGGCGGCCGAGCTCGTCGTCAGCAGCCAGTTCGGGTCCACGTCGATGCTCCAGCGCAAGCTGCGCGTCGGGTTCGCCAAGGCGGGACGGCTGATGGACCTCATGGAGACCCGGGGGATCGTCGGGCCGAGCGAGGGGTCCAAGGCGCGTGACGTTCTTGTGAAGGCTGACGGGCTGGACGAGATGCTCGCGGTGATTCGTGGGCAGGCTGACTCCTAG
- a CDS encoding helix-turn-helix domain-containing protein, which produces MSIGNSPQDERPFEEDRDDREEAARPSIGRALQQARIAAGLTVDDVSSATRVRIAIVHAIEQDDFAPCGGDVYARGHIRTIARAVHLDPEPLLSQFADAHGGRPAPTPAAPMFEAERIRPERRGPNWTAAMVAAIVAVIGFVGFTLVKGDDGDKSAQAQAGEGATPTASRPASAAPKKDKPADPKPDPSDSAIAAAPRDKVTVQVSATDGRSWISAKDHNGRQLFDGLLKQGQSQTFQDNEEINLVLGDAGAIQLYVNGKKIEDEFQPGAVERLTYTKGDPEVG; this is translated from the coding sequence GTGTCCATCGGCAACTCTCCACAAGACGAGCGTCCGTTCGAAGAAGACCGTGACGATCGCGAGGAAGCAGCCCGCCCTTCGATCGGTCGCGCCCTCCAGCAGGCGCGCATCGCGGCAGGGCTGACCGTCGACGACGTCAGCTCCGCCACTCGGGTCCGGATCGCCATCGTGCACGCGATCGAACAGGACGACTTCGCCCCCTGTGGCGGAGACGTCTACGCGCGCGGGCACATCCGGACCATCGCCCGTGCCGTCCACCTGGACCCCGAGCCGCTGCTCTCGCAGTTCGCCGACGCCCACGGCGGACGTCCGGCGCCGACCCCCGCCGCGCCCATGTTCGAGGCGGAGCGCATCCGCCCCGAGCGGCGCGGACCGAACTGGACCGCGGCGATGGTCGCCGCGATCGTCGCCGTGATCGGCTTCGTCGGCTTCACCCTGGTCAAGGGCGATGACGGCGACAAGAGCGCCCAGGCGCAGGCCGGCGAGGGCGCCACGCCCACGGCCAGCCGGCCGGCCTCGGCAGCGCCCAAGAAGGACAAGCCGGCCGACCCGAAGCCGGACCCGTCGGACAGCGCGATCGCGGCGGCGCCGCGCGACAAGGTGACCGTCCAGGTCAGCGCCACGGACGGCCGCAGCTGGATCTCCGCCAAGGACCACAACGGCCGACAGCTCTTCGACGGCCTGCTCAAGCAGGGTCAGTCCCAGACCTTCCAGGACAACGAGGAGATCAACCTCGTCCTGGGCGACGCGGGCGCCATCCAGCTGTACGTGAACGGCAAGAAGATCGAGGACGAGTTCCAGCCCGGAGCCGTGGAGCGGCTCACGTACACGAAGGGCGACCCCGAGGTCGGATAA
- the rimO gene encoding 30S ribosomal protein S12 methylthiotransferase RimO, with amino-acid sequence MPERRTVALVTLGCARNEVDSEELAGRLEADGWQLVEDAEDADVAVVNTCGFVEAAKKDSVDALLEANDLKGHGRTQAVVAVGCMAERYGKELAEALPEADGVLGFDDYADISDRLQTILNGGIHASHTPRDRRKLLPISPAERQGAGAGVALPGHGAAADTDPVAAPVEPVEVPADLPEGVAPVSGPRAPLRRRLDGAPVASVKLASGCDRRCTFCAIPSFRGSFISRRPSDVLNETRWLAEQGVKEVMLVSENNTSYGKDLGDIRLLESLLPELADVDGIERVRVSYLQPAEMRPGLIDVLTSTPKVAPYFDLSFQHSAPDVLRAMRRFGDTDRFLELLDTIRGKAPQAGVRSNFIVGFPGETEADLAELERFLTNARLDAIGVFGYSDEDGTEAATYENKLDEDVVEARLARVSRLAEELVSQRAEERVGETVHVLVESVGGEEGAYGRGAHQAPETDGQVQFTNFEDFAGLTSGEELSVGRMVEAKVVGTEGVDLLAELLPGSVGSLACSHSEEAAR; translated from the coding sequence ATGCCTGAACGCCGTACCGTCGCACTTGTCACCCTTGGCTGCGCCCGTAACGAGGTGGACTCGGAGGAGCTCGCAGGCCGCTTGGAGGCGGACGGCTGGCAACTCGTGGAGGACGCCGAGGACGCGGACGTCGCTGTCGTCAACACCTGTGGCTTCGTCGAGGCCGCCAAGAAGGACTCCGTCGACGCCCTCCTGGAGGCCAATGACCTCAAGGGGCACGGCAGAACCCAGGCCGTCGTGGCGGTGGGCTGCATGGCCGAGCGGTACGGCAAGGAACTCGCCGAGGCGCTCCCCGAGGCGGACGGCGTGCTCGGCTTCGACGACTACGCCGACATCTCGGACCGCCTGCAGACCATCCTGAACGGCGGTATCCACGCTTCGCACACCCCGCGCGACCGGCGCAAGCTGCTGCCGATCAGCCCGGCGGAGCGGCAGGGCGCGGGTGCGGGCGTCGCCCTTCCGGGGCATGGCGCCGCGGCGGACACCGACCCGGTCGCCGCGCCGGTGGAACCGGTCGAGGTTCCTGCCGACCTTCCCGAAGGCGTCGCCCCGGTCTCCGGCCCCCGTGCGCCTCTGCGCCGACGACTCGACGGCGCGCCCGTCGCCTCGGTGAAGCTCGCCTCCGGCTGCGACCGGCGCTGCACCTTCTGCGCCATCCCGTCCTTCCGCGGCTCCTTCATCTCGCGCCGCCCGAGCGACGTACTGAACGAGACCAGGTGGCTCGCCGAGCAGGGCGTCAAGGAGGTCATGCTCGTCTCCGAGAACAACACCTCGTACGGCAAGGACCTGGGCGACATCCGGCTGCTGGAGTCGCTGCTGCCCGAGCTCGCGGACGTCGACGGCATCGAGCGGGTGCGGGTGAGCTACCTCCAGCCCGCCGAGATGCGTCCCGGGCTCATCGACGTACTGACCTCGACCCCGAAGGTCGCTCCCTACTTCGACCTCTCCTTCCAGCACTCCGCGCCCGACGTGCTGCGCGCGATGCGGCGCTTCGGTGACACGGACCGCTTCCTGGAGCTGCTCGACACCATCCGGGGCAAGGCGCCGCAGGCCGGCGTGCGGTCCAACTTCATCGTGGGCTTCCCCGGTGAGACCGAGGCCGACCTGGCGGAGCTGGAGCGGTTCCTGACCAACGCGCGCCTGGACGCCATCGGTGTCTTCGGGTACTCCGACGAGGACGGCACGGAAGCGGCGACGTACGAGAACAAGCTCGACGAGGACGTGGTCGAGGCCCGGCTCGCCCGGGTGTCGCGGCTGGCCGAGGAACTGGTCTCGCAGCGCGCGGAGGAACGCGTCGGCGAGACGGTGCACGTGCTGGTCGAGTCGGTGGGCGGCGAGGAGGGCGCGTACGGCCGTGGCGCGCACCAGGCGCCGGAGACCGACGGACAGGTGCAGTTCACCAACTTCGAGGACTTCGCGGGTCTCACGAGCGGCGAAGAGCTGAGCGTCGGTCGTATGGTCGAGGCGAAAGTGGTCGGTACAGAAGGTGTCGACCTGCTCGCCGAGCTGCTCCCGGGCTCGGTTGGCTCGCTCGCGTGTTCGCATTCAGAGGAGGCGGCCAGATGA
- the pgsA gene encoding CDP-diacylglycerol--glycerol-3-phosphate 3-phosphatidyltransferase produces MTGVPASAASGSSSARNAKSVPGAVAVPGAMGATGAAGPSAAPGAFGAAVDSGVSGSPADPLVSGDQEAGKAVRGGKLGAAAVNQASLWNIANILTMIRLLLVPGFVALMLADGGYDPAWRSLAWAAFAVAMITDIFDGHLARTYDLVTDFGKIADPIADKAIMGSALICLSALGDLPWWVTGVILGRELGITLLRFIVIRYGVIPASRGGKLKTLTQGVAVGMYVLALTGPLATLRFWVMAAAVVLTVVTGLDYVRQAIVLRNQGIADREAAAMEAER; encoded by the coding sequence ATGACCGGAGTCCCGGCATCCGCAGCGAGCGGCTCCTCCAGCGCGCGAAACGCCAAGAGCGTGCCGGGTGCGGTGGCTGTGCCGGGCGCGATGGGTGCCACCGGGGCTGCCGGCCCCTCGGCCGCCCCCGGGGCCTTCGGCGCCGCTGTGGACTCCGGGGTGTCCGGGTCCCCTGCCGACCCCCTGGTCTCCGGTGATCAGGAGGCTGGAAAGGCGGTCCGCGGTGGGAAGTTGGGCGCCGCCGCCGTCAATCAGGCCAGCCTCTGGAACATCGCGAACATTCTTACGATGATCCGCCTGCTGCTTGTGCCAGGCTTCGTGGCCCTGATGCTGGCCGACGGCGGGTACGACCCGGCGTGGCGCTCGCTTGCCTGGGCGGCCTTCGCCGTCGCCATGATCACCGACATCTTCGACGGCCACCTCGCGCGTACGTACGACCTTGTCACCGACTTCGGGAAGATCGCCGATCCCATCGCGGACAAGGCGATCATGGGGTCGGCGCTGATCTGTCTCTCCGCGCTCGGTGATCTGCCCTGGTGGGTGACCGGTGTGATCCTCGGGCGTGAGCTCGGGATCACCCTCCTGCGCTTCATCGTGATCCGCTACGGCGTGATCCCCGCGAGCCGTGGCGGCAAGCTCAAGACGCTCACGCAGGGCGTGGCCGTCGGGATGTACGTACTGGCGCTGACGGGACCGCTGGCGACACTGAGGTTCTGGGTGATGGCTGCGGCGGTGGTGCTGACCGTGGTGACCGGGCTCGACTACGTAAGACAGGCCATTGTGCTGCGCAACCAGGGAATCGCCGACCGCGAGGCCGCGGCCATGGAGGCGGAACGGTGA
- a CDS encoding CinA family protein, producing MSSMAADVVRLLTVRGGTLAVAESLTGGLVAAEITSVPGASKVFRGAVTAYATDLKHQVLGVDATLLATRGAVDPQVAAQMAAGARRILGADWGIATTGVAGPEPQDGQPVGTVFVAVEGPRAADSGFAGGGKVAALRLNGSRAEIRMESVRSVLALLLEEIAGEQTGNERAQDTEQNGGT from the coding sequence GTGAGTTCCATGGCCGCCGACGTGGTGAGACTACTGACAGTGAGAGGCGGGACGCTCGCTGTCGCGGAGTCCCTCACGGGGGGCCTGGTCGCGGCGGAGATCACATCGGTGCCCGGAGCCTCCAAGGTGTTCCGGGGGGCGGTGACGGCGTACGCGACCGATCTGAAGCACCAGGTGCTGGGTGTCGACGCCACTCTGCTGGCCACCCGAGGAGCGGTGGATCCGCAGGTCGCGGCCCAGATGGCGGCCGGAGCCCGCAGGATTCTCGGCGCCGACTGGGGTATCGCGACGACCGGTGTCGCCGGCCCGGAACCGCAGGACGGGCAGCCCGTCGGGACCGTTTTCGTGGCCGTGGAAGGCCCTCGCGCAGCGGATTCCGGTTTCGCAGGTGGCGGAAAAGTGGCGGCGCTGCGGTTGAACGGCTCCCGGGCGGAAATTCGTATGGAGAGTGTACGGAGCGTACTCGCACTCCTCCTGGAGGAGATCGCGGGCGAACAGACCGGAAACGAGCGGGCACAGGATACGGAACAGAACGGGGGGACCTGA
- a CDS encoding helix-turn-helix domain-containing protein produces the protein MILLRRLLGDVLRRQRQRQGRTLREVSSSARVSLGYLSEVERGQKEASSELLSAICDALDVRMSELMREVSDDLALAELAQSAAANEPVPTPVRPRLGSVSVAGVPPERVTIKAPAEAVDVVAA, from the coding sequence ATGATTCTGCTCCGTCGCCTGCTGGGTGACGTGCTGCGTCGGCAGCGCCAGCGCCAGGGCCGTACTCTGCGCGAAGTCTCCTCGTCCGCCCGAGTCTCACTCGGCTATCTCTCCGAGGTGGAGCGGGGGCAGAAGGAGGCATCCTCCGAGCTGCTGTCCGCGATCTGCGACGCGCTGGACGTACGGATGTCCGAGCTCATGCGGGAAGTGAGCGATGACCTCGCCCTCGCCGAGCTGGCCCAGTCTGCTGCGGCCAACGAACCTGTACCCACGCCGGTGCGTCCGAGGCTGGGTTCCGTATCGGTGGCCGGTGTGCCACCGGAACGGGTGACCATCAAGGCGCCCGCCGAGGCGGTGGATGTCGTCGCCGCCTGA